From one Rhizobium sp. CIAT894 genomic stretch:
- a CDS encoding GFA family protein, protein MHITGGCHCGAIRYQAEIDPERVAICHCTDCQRLTGSAYRVTAPARPESFTLISGEPRGYSKYGDSGGLSRQFFCPNCGSPLYRTDGKGGAIGIRLGGIDQRRDLTPRKQIWCQSALPGVENIELLPRFDRED, encoded by the coding sequence ATGCATATCACCGGAGGATGCCACTGCGGCGCGATCCGCTATCAGGCCGAGATTGATCCGGAGCGGGTGGCGATCTGCCATTGCACCGATTGCCAGCGGCTGACGGGTTCGGCCTATCGCGTCACCGCGCCGGCGCGGCCGGAAAGCTTCACGCTGATTTCAGGCGAACCGCGCGGCTACAGCAAATATGGCGACAGCGGCGGTCTCAGCCGGCAATTCTTCTGCCCGAATTGCGGATCGCCGCTCTACCGCACCGATGGAAAGGGCGGCGCGATCGGCATCCGTCTCGGCGGCATCGACCAGCGGCGCGACCTGACGCCGAGAAAACAGATATGGTGCCAGTCCGCCTTGCCCGGCGTGGAGAATATCGAGCTGTTGCCGCGATTTGATCGAGAGGATTAG
- a CDS encoding peptide chain release factor 3 — MAESLAEAVSRRRTFAIIAHPDAGKTTLTEKLLLFGGAIQLAGEVKAKKDRMQTRSDWMKIERERGISVVTSVMTFEYNDNVFNILDTPGHEDFADDTYRTLTAVDAAVMVIDAAKGIEPRTLKLFEVCRMRDIPIITFINKMDRESRDPFEILDEVEEKLALDTAPITWPIGRSKTFCGSYNIAANTVRGSDTEVEGTPVNGPQSVAGRLPENERQAFVDETELAIEACRPFDRQAFLEGHMTPVFFGSALRNFGVRDLINALGEFAPPPRDQVADTRTVHATDDKMTAFVFKIQANMDPNHRDRIAFARICSGKLERGMKARLARTGKQLGLTAPQFFFASQRQLADTAYAGDVVGIPNHGTLRIGDTLTEGEALVFQGVPNFSPEILRRVRLEDAMKAKKLKEALQQMAEEGVVQLFSPEDGSPAIVGVVGALQLDVLKERLMAEYGLPVSFEMSRFSVCRWISADQPADLDKFLTVKRGDIARDLDGDPVFLAQDGFSLRYESERHPAIKMVAIKEYHAAKAA; from the coding sequence ATGGCCGAAAGCCTCGCCGAGGCGGTCTCCCGCCGCCGCACATTCGCTATTATCGCCCACCCGGACGCGGGCAAGACGACGCTTACCGAGAAGCTGCTGCTGTTCGGCGGCGCCATTCAGCTCGCCGGCGAAGTCAAGGCGAAGAAGGATCGCATGCAGACGCGCTCCGACTGGATGAAGATCGAGCGCGAGCGCGGCATCTCGGTCGTCACCTCGGTGATGACCTTCGAATATAACGACAATGTCTTCAATATCCTCGACACGCCGGGTCACGAGGATTTCGCCGACGACACCTATCGCACGCTGACAGCCGTCGACGCCGCCGTCATGGTTATCGATGCCGCCAAGGGTATCGAGCCGCGCACGCTGAAGCTCTTTGAAGTCTGCCGCATGCGCGATATCCCGATCATCACCTTCATCAACAAGATGGATAGGGAAAGCCGCGATCCCTTCGAGATCCTCGACGAGGTGGAAGAGAAGCTGGCGCTGGATACGGCGCCGATCACCTGGCCGATCGGCCGCTCGAAGACCTTCTGCGGTTCCTACAATATTGCCGCCAACACGGTGCGCGGATCGGATACCGAAGTCGAGGGAACGCCGGTCAACGGCCCGCAGAGCGTTGCCGGCAGGCTGCCGGAAAACGAGCGCCAGGCCTTCGTCGACGAGACCGAGCTGGCGATCGAGGCCTGCCGTCCCTTCGACCGCCAGGCCTTCCTGGAAGGCCATATGACGCCGGTCTTTTTCGGCTCGGCGCTGCGCAATTTCGGCGTGCGCGATCTCATCAACGCGCTCGGCGAGTTCGCGCCGCCGCCGCGCGACCAGGTCGCCGACACCAGGACCGTGCATGCGACCGACGACAAGATGACGGCCTTCGTCTTCAAGATCCAGGCCAACATGGACCCCAACCACCGCGACCGCATCGCCTTTGCCCGCATCTGCTCGGGCAAGCTCGAGCGCGGCATGAAGGCAAGGCTTGCCCGCACCGGCAAGCAGCTTGGCCTGACGGCGCCGCAATTCTTCTTCGCCTCGCAGCGCCAGCTCGCCGACACCGCCTATGCCGGTGATGTCGTCGGCATTCCCAATCACGGGACGCTGCGCATCGGCGATACGCTGACCGAAGGGGAAGCCCTGGTTTTCCAGGGTGTGCCGAACTTCTCGCCGGAGATCCTGCGCCGCGTGCGCCTGGAAGACGCGATGAAGGCGAAGAAACTCAAGGAAGCCCTGCAGCAGATGGCCGAAGAAGGCGTCGTCCAGCTGTTTTCGCCGGAAGACGGCTCGCCGGCGATCGTCGGCGTCGTCGGCGCCCTGCAGCTCGATGTCCTGAAGGAACGGCTGATGGCCGAATACGGCCTGCCGGTCTCCTTCGAAATGTCGCGTTTCTCCGTCTGCCGCTGGATCTCGGCCGATCAGCCGGCCGATCTCGACAAATTCCTCACCGTCAAACGCGGCGATATCGCCCGCGATCTCGACGGCGATCCGGTCTTCCTCGCCCAGGACGGTTTCTCGCTGCGCTACGAGTCCGAACGCCACCCGGCGATCAAGATGGTCGCCATCAAGGAATATCACGCCGCCAAGGCGGCGTGA
- a CDS encoding FadR/GntR family transcriptional regulator, producing MRAISRTNLADEAIEAIRSDILGKRWAVGEKLPNEASLSAMLSVSRGTVREAVRVLVSQGYLETRQGSGTYVRSTSDAGRPLTMARRASLRDQFEARLALDVEAARLTAVRKTPETVAGLRRLLAERGSYDSGDQSAFIERDLAFHKAIIAASGNRAMIDIYDFFSASIADTIAATLGKDIPEPDMQAHADIVDAIETGDPDQADAAVRRFMAPVLAALERMILS from the coding sequence ATGCGTGCGATCAGCAGGACAAATCTCGCCGATGAGGCGATCGAGGCGATCCGCAGTGACATCCTCGGCAAACGCTGGGCGGTCGGCGAGAAATTGCCGAATGAAGCCTCTCTGTCGGCCATGCTCTCCGTCAGCCGCGGCACGGTGCGCGAGGCGGTGCGGGTTCTGGTCTCCCAGGGCTATCTCGAGACACGGCAGGGGTCTGGAACCTATGTGCGCTCGACCAGCGATGCCGGCCGGCCGCTGACCATGGCGCGCCGCGCCAGCCTGCGTGACCAGTTCGAAGCGCGCCTGGCGCTCGATGTCGAGGCCGCCCGGCTGACGGCAGTCCGCAAGACGCCGGAGACCGTCGCCGGGCTTCGCCGGCTGCTTGCCGAACGCGGCAGTTACGACAGCGGCGATCAGTCCGCCTTCATCGAGCGCGACCTCGCCTTCCACAAGGCGATCATCGCCGCGTCCGGCAACCGGGCGATGATCGACATCTACGATTTCTTCTCGGCCTCGATCGCCGATACCATCGCGGCGACGCTCGGCAAGGATATTCCCGAACCGGATATGCAGGCACATGCCGATATTGTCGACGCCATCGAAACCGGCGATCCAGACCAAGCGGATGCGGCGGTGCGCCGTTTCATGGCGCCGGTTCTTGCCGCCCTCGAGCGGATGATCCTGTCATGA
- a CDS encoding MFS transporter: MTMPSTDIDAFDAADDLLVDAEAGSLPPPQATPVRGAADRFLLGASLVLIAFNLRPVFSSASALLPEIRAELGLTALGASLLTTLPVVCLGAFSPLAPRLAQRLGTERTLLGVILLLALGTGLRGFSSVPLLFIGTALAGACIAVGNVLLPGLVKRDFAGRAALMTGFYTMALCAGAASAAGLTLPIEHALGGSLAGALAVWALPALAVGLIWLPQVLRSGGQARRNGFHVKGLWRDRLAWQVTLFMGLQSALAYCVFGWLVPILRERGLDGVTAGAIVSLSVMVQAASCLIVPHIAVRGKDQRLINASLCGVAVTALLGLLFAPLSTVWLWAVLQGIGQGGLIAAAMTTIVLRSRDPDVAAHLSGMAQCVGYLLAAIGPLIVGLIRGWTGSFSWCAVLFVALGLGAAINGWKAGRAVEINVHAVEKAG, translated from the coding sequence ATGACCATGCCCTCCACCGATATCGACGCATTCGACGCCGCCGACGACCTGCTTGTCGACGCCGAGGCCGGCAGCCTTCCACCGCCGCAGGCAACACCGGTGCGCGGTGCCGCGGATCGCTTTCTGCTCGGCGCGAGCCTGGTGCTGATCGCCTTCAACCTGCGCCCGGTCTTTTCAAGCGCCTCGGCACTCCTGCCTGAGATCCGCGCCGAACTCGGGCTCACCGCGCTCGGCGCCAGCCTGCTGACCACCCTTCCGGTCGTCTGCCTCGGCGCCTTTTCACCGCTTGCGCCTCGCCTGGCCCAGCGCCTTGGGACAGAGCGCACGCTGCTCGGCGTTATCCTGCTGCTCGCGCTCGGCACCGGTTTGCGCGGGTTTTCCTCCGTGCCGCTGCTCTTCATCGGCACGGCGCTGGCCGGCGCCTGCATTGCCGTCGGCAACGTGCTGCTGCCGGGGCTGGTGAAGCGGGACTTCGCCGGCCGTGCCGCGCTGATGACCGGCTTTTACACGATGGCGCTCTGCGCCGGCGCGGCAAGTGCGGCCGGGCTGACGCTGCCGATCGAGCACGCGCTCGGCGGCTCTCTGGCGGGCGCGCTCGCCGTCTGGGCGCTGCCGGCGCTTGCCGTCGGCCTGATCTGGCTGCCGCAGGTGCTGCGCAGCGGCGGCCAGGCAAGGCGCAACGGATTTCATGTCAAAGGCCTGTGGCGCGACCGGCTCGCCTGGCAGGTGACGCTGTTCATGGGGCTGCAGTCGGCACTGGCCTACTGCGTCTTCGGCTGGCTGGTTCCGATCCTGCGCGAACGCGGCCTCGACGGCGTCACCGCCGGAGCGATCGTTTCGCTCTCGGTGATGGTGCAGGCCGCCTCCTGCCTCATCGTGCCGCATATTGCCGTGCGCGGGAAGGACCAGCGGCTGATCAATGCGAGCCTTTGCGGCGTCGCCGTCACCGCCCTGCTCGGCCTGCTGTTTGCGCCGCTATCGACGGTCTGGCTGTGGGCGGTGCTGCAGGGCATCGGCCAGGGCGGGCTGATCGCCGCGGCCATGACGACGATCGTGTTGCGTTCGCGCGATCCCGATGTCGCCGCCCATCTGTCCGGCATGGCGCAATGCGTCGGTTACCTGCTTGCCGCGATCGGCCCGCTGATCGTCGGTCTCATCCGCGGCTGGACGGGAAGCTTTTCCTGGTGCGCGGTCCTCTTCGTCGCGCTCGGGCTCGGAGCGGCAATCAACGGCTGGAAGGCCGGCCGGGCGGTCGAGATCAATGTGCACGCTGTCGAGAAGGCCGGCTGA
- a CDS encoding carboxypeptidase → MRLHLLFLLAALAGSLAPALSPAQESGHQKANVESDAREGVLKLLPADSVTEHELTIGGRKIAYTATAGTLDLFGQDGAQTGAIFYTAYVARDARADRPLTFAFNGGPGAASAFLHLGLVGPEVLDFGPEGRDGANAKLVDNPQSWLDFTDLVLIDPIGTGWSRTAKADDAANYYNVNSDAQSITKAIALYVAHNNRSNSPKYLLGESYGGFRAAKVASALQESQGIIVAGAVMLSPLLEGQLMFDADRFALGAALELPSLAAAELDRRNAFDEQTQKQTEAFALGDYLTTLAGPPPTGADAAAFYGRIAGLTGIPQDIVARNRGFLGNSFIKHSDAGSGAVTSPYDAAFATPDPYPESDYDRGDDAILDGFTRAYGGAFADYARNQLGFKTEMTYSLLDSDISRRWEWGGRGGGSRSQASATDDVRQLLASNPAFHLLIAHGYSDLVTPYGVSRYVVDHLPPSLSSGRVGLKLYRGGHMFYTKADQRAAFTADAKAFYATRPAVSRAD, encoded by the coding sequence TTGCGTTTACATCTGCTGTTTCTGCTTGCAGCCCTTGCCGGGTCGCTCGCCCCTGCCCTTTCCCCGGCACAGGAAAGCGGTCACCAGAAGGCCAATGTCGAGAGCGATGCGCGCGAGGGCGTGCTGAAGCTGCTGCCGGCCGATTCCGTCACCGAGCACGAACTGACGATCGGCGGCCGGAAGATCGCCTATACCGCCACCGCCGGCACGCTCGATCTCTTCGGCCAGGACGGAGCCCAGACCGGCGCGATCTTCTACACCGCCTATGTCGCGAGGGATGCGAGGGCGGATCGACCGCTGACTTTCGCCTTCAATGGCGGACCGGGTGCGGCTTCCGCCTTCCTGCATCTCGGGCTGGTCGGGCCCGAGGTGCTCGACTTCGGGCCTGAGGGGCGCGACGGCGCCAATGCGAAACTCGTCGACAACCCGCAAAGCTGGCTCGATTTCACCGATCTCGTGCTCATCGATCCGATCGGCACCGGCTGGAGCCGGACGGCGAAGGCTGACGATGCCGCCAATTATTACAACGTCAACTCGGATGCCCAGAGCATCACCAAGGCGATCGCGCTCTATGTCGCGCACAATAACCGCTCGAATTCGCCGAAATATCTTCTCGGCGAGAGTTATGGCGGCTTCCGTGCCGCCAAGGTCGCCTCAGCGCTGCAGGAAAGCCAGGGCATCATCGTTGCCGGCGCCGTGATGCTCTCACCGCTGCTCGAGGGCCAGCTGATGTTCGACGCCGATCGGTTCGCGCTCGGCGCCGCCCTTGAGCTGCCGTCGCTGGCGGCGGCCGAACTCGACCGGCGCAACGCCTTTGACGAGCAGACGCAGAAGCAGACGGAAGCCTTCGCGCTCGGCGACTATCTGACGACCCTTGCCGGGCCACCGCCGACGGGCGCCGATGCCGCGGCCTTCTACGGCAGGATCGCCGGGCTGACGGGCATCCCTCAGGATATCGTCGCCCGCAATCGCGGCTTCCTCGGCAATTCCTTCATCAAACATTCCGACGCCGGCAGCGGCGCGGTGACGAGCCCCTACGACGCCGCCTTTGCCACACCCGACCCCTATCCGGAATCGGATTACGATCGCGGCGACGATGCCATCCTCGACGGTTTCACCCGCGCCTATGGCGGCGCCTTCGCCGACTACGCCCGCAACCAACTCGGCTTCAAAACCGAAATGACCTATTCGCTGCTCGACAGCGATATCAGCCGACGCTGGGAATGGGGCGGGCGCGGCGGCGGTTCGCGCTCCCAGGCGAGCGCCACCGACGACGTCAGGCAGTTGCTCGCCTCGAACCCGGCCTTCCATCTGCTGATCGCGCATGGCTACAGCGACCTGGTGACGCCCTACGGCGTCAGCCGCTATGTGGTCGACCACCTGCCGCCGTCGCTTAGCAGCGGCCGTGTCGGGCTGAAACTCTATCGCGGCGGCCATATGTTCTACACCAAGGCCGATCAGCGAGCCGCCTTCACGGCCGATGCCAAGGCTTTCTACGCCACGCGGCCGGCCGTTTCGCGGGCGGACTAA
- a CDS encoding pirin family protein — MSIRPVKHESIATPTMEGAGVKLHRVFGFGDPAMTDPFLMMDDFRNDNPSEYIRGFPWHPHRGIETITYVLAGTVEHGDSLGNRGLLGAGDIKWMTAGSGIMHQEMPKGDFAGRMHGFQLWANLPSSLKMTAPRYQDIKSADIPVVVDDDGTAVRVICGDFWGKAGPVDGVAAEPIYLDVSVPPGRKKRLPVDTYRNAFAYIFAGSGTFSDASKPFGVRVEKEVDGEELNIRDMSGNRTLVVFDSGDEVTVQAGDQGIRFLLVSGKPIEEPVAWHGPIVMNSREEIMQAMRELQNGTFIKAAH, encoded by the coding sequence ATGTCGATCCGCCCCGTAAAGCATGAGAGTATCGCCACCCCGACTATGGAAGGCGCCGGCGTCAAGCTGCACCGCGTCTTCGGCTTCGGCGATCCTGCGATGACCGATCCCTTCCTGATGATGGACGACTTCCGCAACGACAATCCGTCGGAATATATCCGCGGTTTTCCCTGGCATCCGCATCGCGGTATCGAGACGATCACCTATGTGCTTGCCGGCACCGTCGAGCATGGCGACAGCCTCGGCAACCGTGGTCTGCTCGGCGCCGGCGACATCAAGTGGATGACGGCCGGCAGCGGCATCATGCACCAGGAAATGCCGAAAGGCGATTTCGCCGGCCGCATGCACGGCTTCCAGCTCTGGGCGAACCTGCCCTCCTCGCTGAAGATGACGGCGCCGCGCTATCAGGACATCAAATCGGCAGACATTCCCGTCGTCGTCGATGACGACGGCACAGCCGTGCGGGTGATCTGCGGCGATTTCTGGGGCAAAGCCGGTCCTGTGGACGGCGTCGCCGCCGAGCCGATCTATCTCGACGTTTCGGTGCCGCCCGGCAGAAAGAAGCGCCTGCCTGTTGATACCTACCGCAACGCCTTCGCCTATATCTTCGCCGGCTCCGGCACCTTCAGCGATGCATCGAAACCCTTCGGCGTGCGCGTCGAGAAGGAAGTCGACGGCGAAGAGTTGAACATTCGCGACATGTCCGGCAACCGCACGCTCGTGGTCTTCGACAGCGGCGACGAAGTGACGGTGCAGGCGGGCGATCAGGGCATTCGTTTCCTGCTTGTTTCGGGCAAGCCGATCGAGGAGCCGGTCGCCTGGCACGGTCCGATCGTGATGAACTCCCGCGAGGAAATCATGCAGGCGATGCGCGAGTTGCAGAACGGCACCTTCATCAAGGCGGCGCACTGA